The Streptomyces cathayae DNA segment GGTGCACCGGCTTCGTCGAGACCTGCTCCTCGCTCCACCGGGGCGGCGGCACGTTGACGGTGCGGGACCGGACCTGGATCCGGTCGACGACGCCGCCCGGCCCGGCCGCGTCCGACCGTGCGAGCCGCATCACCATGATCCGGCGCAGATACGACTCGGCCAGCGCGCCCCGCATGCCCACCGGACGATCGTCCTCGTCGTGCGTGGCGACGAAGAAGTCCCAGGCGCGGCGGAGCTCGTTCTGCTGGGTGTGGCTGGGCAGGAGGTTGCCGTCGATGGCCCGGCCGTCCTGGGCGGACAGGTCGTACCAGCCGGTGGTCCGCACTCCCCCGTCCGCCGTCAGGATCTCGGCGCGGACCTGGACGGAGATGTTCTGCTGCAGCGGATTGGGCGCGAACAGCTTCCAGTTCTGCTCGAACTCCGGGTAGATCCAGTCCTCGATCGCCGTGCCGTGCTCCTTGGAGACCGTGTTCGCGGGCGCGACGTGCAGGAACGTCATCCCGAGGTGCACGCAGACCACGACCGCGACGACCCCGAGGGCCACCGCGGCGGCGATCCGGTGCCGCAGGGAGAGGGCGGCCACGCCGGTGGCCGGCTCGGGCGGCGGGGCGAGGCCGCCCGGTTCCTCCGGTCCGTCCGGCCCGGCCCGCTCCTGCCGGGCGTGCGAGCCCTCGTCGTACGCGTTCATCCCGCCCCGTTCCCACATTCCCGGTCCGTGTCCCGGCCGCGGCGCCGTCGTACCGCCCGCACACCGCTTCGCGGCTTCACCGTGTCGCACGGAACGGTACTCAGCACCGGCCTCCGGGGCACAGCCCCGGAGGTCATCCACAGCTGTTGACACCTTGCGGCGGCCGTCTCACCATGGAATCGCACGAACCGAACGATCGGTCGGGAGCGTGTTCCGGGAAGAACCCAGAGCGGGAAGACCCAGAGCAAGAAGAATCAAGGTCGAGAAGAACCAAGGTCGAGGGGGACCTCATGGCGACAGCAGCCGCTCGCGGCACGGTCGGCGGCCGTACGCATGACGCACCGGACGGCGCCGGCGACCGTGCCGGTGACCCGCTCCTCGACGGCGCGGGACACGAGCGTGCCTTCGACGCGACCGTCGCCGCCGACGAGAGGATCGAACCACGCGACTGGATGCCCGACGCCTACCGGGCCACACTCGTCCGGCAGATCGCCCAGCACGCGCACTCCGAGATCATCGGCATGCAGCCGGAGGCCAACTGGATCACCCGCGCGCCGTCGCTGCGCCGCAAGGCGATCCTGATGGCCAAGGTGCAGGACGAGGCCGGACACGGCCTGTACCTCTACAGCGCCGCCGAGACCCTCGGCACCAGCCGCGAGGAGCTGCTGGACAAGCTGCACTCCGGCCGCCAGAAGTACTCCTCGATCTTCAACTACCCCACGCTGACCTGGGCCGACGTCGGTGCGATCGGCTGGCTGGTGGACGGCGCCGCGATCACCAACCAGGTGCCCCTGTGCCGCTGCTCGTACGGTCCGTACGCGCGCGCCATGGTGCGCATCTGCAAGGAGGAGTCCTTCCACCAGCGCCAGGGCTACGAGCTGCTGCTGGCCCTGAGCCGCGGCACCCCCGAGCAGCACGCGATGGCCCAGGACGCGGTGGACCGCTGGTGGTGGCCGTCCCTGATGATGTTCGGCCCGCCCGACGACGAGTCGCAGCACTCCGCGCAGTCGATGGCCTGGAAGATCAAGCGGCACTCCAACGACGAGCTGCGCCAGCGCTTCGTCGACATCTGCGTCCCCCAGGCCGAGTCGCTCGGCCTCACCCTCCCCGACCCGGACCTGCGGTGGAACGAGGAGCGGGGGCACCACGACTTCGGCCCGATCGACTGGGCCGAGTTCCGGGACGTCCTCAAGGGCAACGGCCCGTGCAACGAGGAGCGGCTGACCCGGCGCAGGCGCGCCCACGAGGAGGGTGCCTGGGTCAGGGAGGCGGCAGCGGCCCACGCGGCCAAGCACGCGAACGGCGAGACAGGAGCACCCCGTACATGACCGACACCGACTGGCCCCTGTGGGAGGTCTTCGTGCGCTCCCGCCGGGGGCTCTCCCACACCCACGCCGGCAGCCTGCACGCCCCGGACGCGGAGTTCGCCCTGCGCAACGCCCGCGATCTGTACACCCGGCGCGGCGAGGGCGTCTCGATCTGGGTCGTGCCGTCGTCCGCGGTCACCGCCTCCTCGCCGGACGAGAAGGACCCGTTCTTCGAACCCGCCGCCGACAAGCCCTACCGGCACCCGACGTTCTACGAGATCCCCGAGGGAGTGCGGCACCTGTGACGACACCACCCGGCGCCCCCGCACAGACGGCCGCCGAGGACGACACCGCCCGCACGACGGCCGCGCTCGCCCTCGGCGACGACGCCCTGGTGCTCTCCCACCGCCTGGGCGAGTGGGCGGGCAACGCCCCGGTGCTGGAGGAGGAGGTGGCCCTCGCCAACATCGCGCTGGACCTGCTGGGCCAGGCCCGGGTGCTGCTGTCGACGGCCGGGGACGAGGACGAGCTGGCGTTCCTCCGCGAGGAGCGCGCCTTCCGCAACCTCCAGCTGGTGGAACAGCCGAACGGCGACTTCGCCCACACCATCGTCCGCCAGCTGTACTTCTCCACCTACCAGCATCTCCTGCACGCCGAACTCGCCGCGGGTGACGGCCCGTTCGCGCCGCTGGCCGGAAAGGCCGTCAAGGAGGTCGCCTACCACCGCGACCACGCCGAGCAGTGGACCCTGCGGCTCGGCGACGGCACGGACACCAGCCGGGCCCGGACCCAGCGTGCCGTGGACGCCCTGTGGCGGTACACCGGCGAGATGTTCCAGCCGGTCGAGGGCCTCGACATCTACTGGCCGGCCCTGGAGGCGGCCTGGCTGGAGCAGATCGCCCGGATACTGCGCCGGGCCACCCTCACCTTGCCCGAGGGACCGCGCACCGGGGCCTGGACGGCCGGTGCCGGCCGCCAGGGACTGCACACCGAGCCCTTCGGCCGGATGCTCGCCGAGATGCAGCACCTGCACCGCAGCCACCCGGGGGCGACATGGTGACCACGGCGCCCACCACCCCGCTGGAGGCCGAACTCCTGGAACTGGCCGGTTCGGTGCCCGACCCCGAGCTGCCCGTGCTGACCCTGCGCGAGCTGGGCGTGGTGCGCGCGGTGCACGCGCGCGGAACGGACTCCGTCGAGGTCGAGCTGACCCCCACGTACACGGGGTGCCCGGCCGTCGAGGCGATGTCGGCGGACATAGAGCGGGTCCTGCGCGGACACGGCGTGCGTGAGGTCACCGTCCGCAGGGTGCTCGCGCCCGCCTGGTCGACCGACGACATCACCGAGGAGGGGCGGCGCAAGCTGCGGGAGTTCGGCATCGCCCCGCCTCGTGTACGGCCGCCGTCCGGAGCGGTCCCGGTGGGCCTCGGCCCGACCCGCACCCGCGACCCGCTGGCCGGCGCTCCACCGGCCGGCGAGGCGTCCGCCGCTCCGGAGCCGGTGCGGTGCCCGCGCTGCGATTCCGCCGACACCGAACTGCTCAGCCGTTTCTCGTCCACGGCGTGCAAGGCGCTGCGCCGGTGCCTTTCCTGCCTCGAACCGTTCGACCACTTCAAGGAGCTGTGATGGCGCGCTTCCACCGGCTCCGGGTGGCCGCGGTCGAGCGGCTCACCGACGACTCCGTCGCCCTCACCCTCGCCGTTCCCCCGGAACTGCGCGAGCAGTACCGCCACGCCCCGGGCCAGCACCTCACCCTGCGGCGCAGGGCCGACGGCGAGGACATCCGGCGCACCTACTCCATCTGCTCCCCGGCGCCCGACGGCCAAGGGCCCGGCACGCTGCGGGTGGGGGTGCGGCTGGTCGACGGCGGGGCCTTCTCGACGTACGCCCTGAAGGAGATCGGCGTCGGGGACGAGCTGGAGGTGATGCCCCCGGCGGGCCGGTTCATCCTCCGGCCCGCGCCCGGCCGGTACGCGGCGATCGTCGGCGGAAGCGGCATCACACCGGTGCTGTCCA contains these protein-coding regions:
- a CDS encoding DUF5819 family protein, with amino-acid sequence MNAYDEGSHARQERAGPDGPEEPGGLAPPPEPATGVAALSLRHRIAAAVALGVVAVVVCVHLGMTFLHVAPANTVSKEHGTAIEDWIYPEFEQNWKLFAPNPLQQNISVQVRAEILTADGGVRTTGWYDLSAQDGRAIDGNLLPSHTQQNELRRAWDFFVATHDEDDRPVGMRGALAESYLRRIMVMRLARSDAAGPGGVVDRIQVRSRTVNVPPPRWSEEQVSTKPVHRTLPWWPVPEDEAREGIG
- the paaA gene encoding 1,2-phenylacetyl-CoA epoxidase subunit PaaA, which codes for MATAAARGTVGGRTHDAPDGAGDRAGDPLLDGAGHERAFDATVAADERIEPRDWMPDAYRATLVRQIAQHAHSEIIGMQPEANWITRAPSLRRKAILMAKVQDEAGHGLYLYSAAETLGTSREELLDKLHSGRQKYSSIFNYPTLTWADVGAIGWLVDGAAITNQVPLCRCSYGPYARAMVRICKEESFHQRQGYELLLALSRGTPEQHAMAQDAVDRWWWPSLMMFGPPDDESQHSAQSMAWKIKRHSNDELRQRFVDICVPQAESLGLTLPDPDLRWNEERGHHDFGPIDWAEFRDVLKGNGPCNEERLTRRRRAHEEGAWVREAAAAHAAKHANGETGAPRT
- the paaB gene encoding 1,2-phenylacetyl-CoA epoxidase subunit PaaB, whose protein sequence is MTDTDWPLWEVFVRSRRGLSHTHAGSLHAPDAEFALRNARDLYTRRGEGVSIWVVPSSAVTASSPDEKDPFFEPAADKPYRHPTFYEIPEGVRHL
- the paaC gene encoding 1,2-phenylacetyl-CoA epoxidase subunit PaaC gives rise to the protein MTTPPGAPAQTAAEDDTARTTAALALGDDALVLSHRLGEWAGNAPVLEEEVALANIALDLLGQARVLLSTAGDEDELAFLREERAFRNLQLVEQPNGDFAHTIVRQLYFSTYQHLLHAELAAGDGPFAPLAGKAVKEVAYHRDHAEQWTLRLGDGTDTSRARTQRAVDALWRYTGEMFQPVEGLDIYWPALEAAWLEQIARILRRATLTLPEGPRTGAWTAGAGRQGLHTEPFGRMLAEMQHLHRSHPGATW
- the paaD gene encoding 1,2-phenylacetyl-CoA epoxidase subunit PaaD, whose product is MVTTAPTTPLEAELLELAGSVPDPELPVLTLRELGVVRAVHARGTDSVEVELTPTYTGCPAVEAMSADIERVLRGHGVREVTVRRVLAPAWSTDDITEEGRRKLREFGIAPPRVRPPSGAVPVGLGPTRTRDPLAGAPPAGEASAAPEPVRCPRCDSADTELLSRFSSTACKALRRCLSCLEPFDHFKEL